The Trueperaceae bacterium genomic interval TGACGCTGAACACCTGGCCGGTGAGGCCCTCCTCGCGCCAGAACGGCCGCGGGTAGACGACGGCGAACTTGACGACGGCGCCGAGGCGCAGGCGCGCGTGGAGGAGGGCGCGGGCCGGGGGCAGCCGCGGCGCGAACGCGATGCCGGCCGCCAGTGGAGGCGGCACGGCCACCACGACCCGCTCGGCGCGGGCGGTGAGGCCTGGGGCGCGCGCAGAAGCGCCGGCCGCCTCCTGCTCGATGGCCCTCACCGGGACCCCGAGCAGGCAGCGCTCCCCGAGGCTCTCGGCGAGCGACCGCGCCACGGCCTGGGCACCCTGGGCCACGACCGCGTGCTGCGCCCCGCCGGTGCTGCTCGCCAGGCTGGCGTGACCGCCGCCGGAGGCCAGGTAGAAGGCGGCGTGCAGCACCGACACGTCTCCAGGCTCGGCGGCCACGAACCCGCTCATCTCGGCGGCGAAGCAGCGCCTGGCGTCGGCGTCCGGCAGGCGGCGCGCCAGCCAGGCCGCCAGCGTCGTGGCGTCGAGCTCGCTGGCCCGCGGGTGGCTGTGGGGCGCCTCGAGGTCGAGCTCCGCCCCGATCTCCTCGAGCTCGCGCCACGCCTCGGCGACCCCGGGCGCCTCCGCCAGGGGCAGGCTGGCTCCGCCGAAGGTCCCGGCGCTCACGCGCGTGCGCGTGCCGCCCTCGCAGATCAGGTGGTGGCCCTCGGAGTCGACGGGGCGCACGGCCAGCCCCAGCTCGGCGCAGAGCCGCTCCAGGCGCTCCTGGCCCACGCCGAGCCACTGGGCGCCGAGCGACACCCGCGTCTCGCCGCGGTGCCAGGCGTCGAGCGCCCTGCCGCCGACGCGGTGCTGCGCCTCCAGCACCAGGACGTCACGCCCCGCGGCGGCCAGGCGCCGCGCCGCCACCAGCCCAGCGAGGCCCGCGCCGACGACCGCGACCTCGCACCTGAGGACCTCGTCTCGACCGCCTCCGCCGACGAACCGACCTCTCCGCATGACCGCACCTCCTCGTGGTGTGCGGCCAGCCTCTTCGGCCGGCGTTTCAGCAGCGTTTCAGGGGCGTGCCTCAGTCGCCGGGCGCCGCCTGCCGCGCCGCCCGCGGGCTGCGCTCCAGCCGCCGCGAGAGCTCGGCCAGCAGCTCGACCTCGTCGGCCACGACCCGCCTCAGGTCCCAGGCGGCCGCCGCGGCGGCTACGCGGCCCGCCTTCGCCGGCGGCAGACGCGCACGCCTCTCCTCGAGGACCTCCGCGTTGAGCCTCCGGACGGGCGCCTGCGTCAGCGGCTCGGCCAGCAGGTACTCGGAGAGCGCGTAGGCGCGCTCGTGCTCGCCGACGTCGGCGTGCAGCTTGGCCACCATCGACAGGCCCTGCGCGATCGACCGGTTCACAGGCTCCGTCTCGAGCGCCGCGGCGAAGGCCTGCGAGTAGGCGCGCGCCGACTCCAGGTGCTCCCCCCGCAGCCGCGCGTTCTCGCCCAGGAGGCAGAGCGTCCCCTCGACGGAACCGCGGGCGCCCACCCGGCGGCAGAGGGCGAGCGAGCCGAGCAGGAGCTCGTGCGCCTCCGCGAGCGCGCCGTGACGGTTCAGGTGGCCGGCGAGGTTGTTGCGCCCGGTGATGACGTGGTGAAGGTTCCCGAGCCGCTCCCCGACGGCCAACGACTCGCGGTAGAGGGCCTCCGCGGCCGCCGGGTCGCCGCGTTCGCCGGCGACGACCGAGGCGTGGTTGAGGGCCGCGCCCCGCACCCTGTCGTCGCCCAGGCGCCGCGCCTCGGCCAGCGCCGCGTCGACCACGGCCTCGGCACCGTCCAGGTCGCCGAGGTCCCGCATCGACACCCGCGCCACCTTCAGGTCGGCGTAGATCGCGTCGACGAGGTCGCCGTCCGCGCGCCTCATCGCCGCGCAGCGCTGGGCCGTGGCCAGCGCCGCCGCGGCCTCGCCCGCCTCCTCCTGCACGTCCGAGAGCACGCTCAGGGCGTCGGCGAGCTCGGCGGCCGAGCCGCCCGCCTCGGCCCGCGCCAGCGCGCGCTCGGCGTAGCGCCGCGCCTCCTCGAGGTCGCCGAGCAGCCGCGCCGTCGTCGACGCCCAGCACAGCGCGGACCTCAGGGGCGGCGCGTCGTGCTCCTCGAGGACGGGCAGGGCGGCGCGCAGTACCTCCCAGCCCTCGGCGATGCGCCCGGCGCCGAAGAGCATGCGGGCCTGGCTGGCGCGCGCCCGCGCCGCCAGCACGGCGTCGCCGGCGGACTCGAACCCCTCCGCGAGGCGGGCGAAGAGGCCGACGCCCAGGCCCGACTCGCCCAGGTAGCTGAGCGCGGCGTCGAGCGGGCCCATGGCGTCGGCGATCGCGGCGACGTCGGCTCGCGCGGCGAGCTCGACGGCGTGGCGCAGGTTCGGCATCTCCGCCGTGAGCACGCGCCGCGCCGCGGCGTGCCCCGCGCCCCGCAGGGCCCGGCGCTGCTCGCGCAGCAGCTCGAGGTAGTACGCGACGTAGCTGGCCTCGAGCGCCCGCCGCTCCGCGGGATCCAGACCACCTAGGGCCTGCCTCCTGACGAGCTCGTGCATGACGAAGGGCCCGGCCTCGGTGCGGCGGACGAGGGCCGCCTTGGCGAGGCCCTGCAGCAGGGCGGGGTGGACGT includes:
- a CDS encoding FAD-dependent oxidoreductase — translated: MRRGRFVGGGGRDEVLRCEVAVVGAGLAGLVAARRLAAAGRDVLVLEAQHRVGGRALDAWHRGETRVSLGAQWLGVGQERLERLCAELGLAVRPVDSEGHHLICEGGTRTRVSAGTFGGASLPLAEAPGVAEAWRELEEIGAELDLEAPHSHPRASELDATTLAAWLARRLPDADARRCFAAEMSGFVAAEPGDVSVLHAAFYLASGGGHASLASSTGGAQHAVVAQGAQAVARSLAESLGERCLLGVPVRAIEQEAAGASARAPGLTARAERVVVAVPPPLAAGIAFAPRLPPARALLHARLRLGAVVKFAVVYPRPFWREEGLTGQVFSVRGPVHTVYDDSPPGATAGVLVGFFEGGDARRFAGPRSAARREEVLACLGAWFGRAALDRPAYLDKDWSADAWSRGGYGACFGAGQWTRFGAALREPVGRVHWAGSETSAVWNGYLEGAVRSGERAAREVESALSAPVRQAAVPVAAA